The Neochlamydia sp. S13 genome has a segment encoding these proteins:
- a CDS encoding FAD-dependent oxidoreductase produces the protein MDKTSEGIKVQRAEGKSDTAKMLWVVVGHFMNTCKVCLEKGEVIFNEKDLISVNVSMETNVPGIYAVGEIASNWCLPHGATQQGCVAGRHAAGKEAYT, from the coding sequence ATTGACAAAACTTCAGAAGGTATTAAAGTGCAGCGGGCGGAAGGAAAGAGTGATACAGCGAAGATGTTATGGGTAGTTGTAGGCCACTTTATGAATACCTGTAAGGTTTGTTTAGAAAAAGGTGAAGTAATTTTTAATGAAAAGGATTTGATTTCTGTAAATGTTAGTATGGAAACAAATGTTCCCGGCATTTATGCTGTGGGTGAAATCGCTTCTAACTGGTGTTTACCTCATGGGGCTACACAGCAAGGTTGCGTAGCTGGCCGCCATGCGGCTGGAAAAGAAGCCTATACGTAG
- the secA gene encoding preprotein translocase subunit SecA, with translation MFGFLKKIFGSAQDRLRRKYFKIAQEVNEYDAKFQNLSDEALRAKTQEFQERYKKGETLELLLPEAYAVVKNACRRLAGTEIHVSGYHQKWDMVPYDVQIVGAIALHHGSIAEMQTGEGKTLTAVMPLYLNALTKKPVHLVTVNDYLAQRDCEWVGTVFRWLGLTTGALTNDTPMEERKKVYLSDIVYGTASEFGFDYLRDNSMASSKEEQVQRGYYYAIIDEVDSILIDEARTPLIISGPVPVSRQMYDELKQSVADMVRFQRDLCNRLASEAKKTLDVLKPNEGFSAKAKRDKKEEEQEKEAYRKLWLVGKGTPNNKILKRLKEDPDVRAAIDKWDLYYYSDPNKEEKHTALAELYILIDEKSNEYELTDKGINLWKEVVGSDHGDDFIMLDISHEYLQIDEDASLDETARVQKKLEVQEEDAKRKERAHNLRQLLRAHLLMEKDVDYIVQDDKIIIIDENTGRPQPGRRFSDGLHQAIEAKEAVSIQKETQTYATITLQNFFRMYEKIAGMSGTAVTEANEFKQIYKLDVLEIPTHKPCLRKDFNDEIYMTEREKYSAILKDVREVHEAGRPLLIGTESVEVSEKLSRIFKQNKLEHTVLNAKNHAREAEIIASAGSRGAITIATNMAGRGTDIKLEAGVAGIGGLYVMGTTRHQSRRIDRQLRGRCARLGDPGSSKFYVSFEDSLLRLFASPRLTAVLQKFRPPEGEPISASMLNKSIETAQKRIEQRNYTIRKHTLEYDDVMNKQRKEIYSFRNDILHALDIKPLAIEVLESVCQAAAEKYFKNRGEENGWNPEDYRHWLISHFPVSFPEGHFDDEHADMIDLEKKAIDQIVKAFNEKYEREDLKAPAQSGQGEKLVPASRPVNEAIRNLMIRKLDQRWQEHLLAMDHLRSDVNLRTFGQRDPLMEFKQEAFILFDELGNLLRGEIAQGLFRFEILTQDHPAIQQLLSQMRLETQRSLVADLDGDSLPALSTNNNEEARESNAPAVRLQPLVVEPKAGRNESCPCGSGKKYKKCCGLQQEVGEQVS, from the coding sequence ATGTTTGGATTTTTAAAAAAAATTTTTGGTTCGGCTCAGGATCGTCTAAGACGAAAATATTTTAAAATAGCACAAGAAGTTAATGAGTATGATGCTAAGTTTCAAAATTTAAGTGATGAGGCACTGCGGGCAAAAACGCAAGAGTTTCAGGAACGATACAAAAAAGGTGAAACATTAGAGCTTTTACTTCCGGAAGCCTATGCCGTGGTAAAAAACGCTTGTAGGCGCTTAGCAGGCACAGAAATTCACGTTTCAGGTTATCATCAGAAATGGGATATGGTCCCTTATGATGTACAGATAGTAGGGGCTATTGCTTTACATCATGGCTCAATTGCCGAAATGCAAACTGGCGAAGGTAAAACTCTAACGGCAGTAATGCCTCTTTATCTAAATGCTCTTACTAAAAAACCTGTTCATTTGGTTACTGTTAACGATTATCTAGCTCAGCGTGACTGTGAATGGGTAGGAACTGTTTTTCGTTGGTTGGGATTGACTACAGGTGCTTTAACAAATGATACGCCAATGGAGGAACGTAAAAAAGTTTATCTTAGCGATATTGTTTATGGAACTGCCTCTGAATTTGGCTTCGACTATTTACGCGATAATTCCATGGCTTCTAGTAAAGAAGAGCAAGTTCAACGTGGCTATTACTATGCTATTATTGATGAAGTGGACTCCATCTTAATCGATGAAGCTAGAACTCCCTTGATTATCTCAGGGCCTGTACCTGTTAGCCGACAAATGTATGATGAGCTTAAACAAAGCGTAGCAGATATGGTACGCTTCCAACGCGATTTATGTAATCGTCTTGCTTCTGAAGCTAAAAAAACTTTAGATGTTTTAAAGCCTAATGAAGGTTTTTCTGCAAAAGCAAAGCGCGATAAAAAGGAAGAAGAGCAAGAAAAAGAGGCTTATCGCAAGCTGTGGTTAGTAGGTAAGGGCACGCCTAACAATAAAATCTTAAAACGTTTGAAAGAGGATCCAGATGTTCGAGCGGCTATTGATAAATGGGATTTATACTATTATTCAGATCCTAATAAAGAAGAAAAGCATACAGCTTTAGCAGAACTTTATATTCTTATTGATGAAAAAAGCAATGAGTATGAATTAACGGACAAAGGGATTAATCTCTGGAAAGAGGTCGTAGGCAGTGATCATGGCGATGACTTTATCATGCTAGATATTAGCCATGAATACTTACAAATCGATGAAGATGCCTCTTTAGATGAAACGGCTCGAGTGCAAAAAAAGTTAGAAGTGCAAGAAGAGGATGCTAAGCGGAAAGAACGAGCGCATAATCTTCGCCAGTTATTGCGTGCGCATCTACTGATGGAAAAAGATGTCGATTACATTGTCCAGGATGATAAAATTATTATCATTGATGAAAATACCGGACGCCCTCAGCCTGGTAGGCGTTTTTCTGATGGCCTGCATCAGGCTATAGAAGCAAAAGAAGCCGTTTCCATCCAAAAGGAGACGCAAACGTATGCGACTATTACTTTACAAAACTTTTTCCGTATGTATGAAAAGATAGCAGGGATGAGCGGGACTGCCGTAACAGAAGCTAATGAATTTAAGCAAATTTATAAATTAGACGTCCTGGAAATACCTACTCATAAACCTTGCTTGCGCAAAGATTTCAATGATGAAATTTATATGACTGAACGTGAGAAATACAGCGCAATTTTAAAAGACGTACGTGAGGTGCATGAAGCAGGCCGTCCTCTTTTAATTGGAACAGAATCGGTAGAGGTTTCAGAAAAACTTTCCCGTATTTTTAAACAAAACAAATTAGAGCACACGGTTTTAAACGCTAAGAATCACGCCAGAGAAGCGGAAATTATAGCGAGTGCGGGTAGCCGTGGAGCTATTACTATTGCCACTAATATGGCAGGCCGAGGAACAGATATTAAACTTGAAGCTGGTGTCGCTGGGATAGGGGGCCTTTATGTCATGGGGACCACTCGTCATCAATCACGTCGTATTGATCGCCAATTGCGGGGCCGATGTGCTCGTTTAGGAGATCCTGGTTCATCTAAATTCTATGTTTCTTTTGAAGACTCTTTACTGCGCTTATTTGCTTCTCCTCGCTTGACAGCTGTGTTACAGAAATTTCGTCCTCCTGAAGGGGAGCCGATTTCTGCTTCCATGCTTAATAAATCTATCGAAACTGCTCAAAAACGTATCGAGCAACGTAACTATACAATTCGTAAGCATACACTAGAGTATGATGATGTGATGAATAAGCAACGAAAAGAAATTTACTCTTTCCGCAATGATATTTTACATGCGCTAGATATTAAACCCCTTGCTATTGAAGTTTTAGAGTCTGTTTGCCAAGCAGCCGCGGAGAAGTATTTTAAAAATCGCGGAGAGGAGAACGGCTGGAATCCAGAGGACTATCGTCATTGGCTAATTAGCCACTTTCCTGTAAGCTTTCCTGAAGGGCACTTCGATGATGAACACGCAGATATGATAGATCTTGAGAAAAAAGCGATTGATCAAATCGTAAAAGCCTTTAATGAAAAATATGAACGTGAAGATCTAAAAGCTCCTGCCCAATCTGGCCAAGGGGAAAAGCTAGTGCCTGCTTCCAGACCTGTTAACGAAGCTATTCGTAATCTAATGATTCGTAAGCTAGATCAACGCTGGCAAGAACATCTATTAGCTATGGATCATTTGCGCTCGGATGTTAACTTGCGTACGTTTGGTCAGCGCGATCCTTTGATGGAGTTTAAGCAAGAAGCTTTTATTCTTTTTGATGAATTAGGTAATTTATTAAGAGGCGAGATTGCCCAAGGACTCTTTCGTTTTGAAATCTTAACGCAGGATCATCCTGCTATCCAACAATTATTAAGCCAGATGCGCCTTGAGACCCAACGCTCGTTGGTCGCCGACTTAGATGGGGACTCTCTACCTGCTCTTTCCACGAATAATAATGAAGAAGCAAGGGAAAGCAATGCTCCTGCTGTTCGTTTACAACCCTTGGTTGTCGAGCCTAAGGCAGGACGCAATGAAAGTTGTCCTTGTGGCAGTGGTAAAAAATATAAAAAATGCTGTGGCCTTCAACAAGAAGTGGGAGAGCAAGTTTCTTAA
- the asd gene encoding archaetidylserine decarboxylase (Phosphatidylserine decarboxylase is synthesized as a single chain precursor. Generation of the pyruvoyl active site from a Ser is coupled to cleavage of a Gly-Ser bond between the larger (beta) and smaller (alpha chains). It is an integral membrane protein.), producing the protein MDIIYYLDRKNGKREIEKVYGARALKLLYGHDWISKLVGPVLLHSLVKYSFFSAWYGKWQASVKSKNKIEPFIREFGLDPLEFLEEVSYFKSFNDFFIRKLKPTARPLASGEDVAIIPADGRYLFYSDLSQVDGFIVKGEKFDLTSLLDDADLAAHYAKGAMAIARLCPTDYHRYHFPCDCVAGKTKIINGWLYSVNPAALKKDIHIFTKNKRTLCKLATSSFGCILFLEIGATNVGSIHETYQPDVLQKKGDEKGYFSFGGSSLILLFEPGKIQFDQDLLAASRQGLEIKCLMGQSMGKALS; encoded by the coding sequence ATGGATATTATTTACTATCTTGATCGAAAAAATGGCAAGCGTGAAATAGAAAAAGTGTATGGGGCCAGAGCCCTTAAGCTTTTATATGGTCACGATTGGATCAGCAAACTAGTAGGGCCTGTGCTTTTACATAGTTTAGTAAAATATTCTTTTTTCTCAGCCTGGTATGGTAAATGGCAAGCTTCGGTTAAGTCTAAGAATAAAATAGAGCCTTTCATTCGTGAATTTGGCTTAGACCCACTAGAATTTTTAGAAGAAGTTTCTTATTTTAAGTCTTTTAATGATTTCTTTATTCGCAAGCTTAAACCTACAGCTCGCCCTCTTGCTTCCGGAGAGGATGTAGCTATTATTCCTGCTGATGGACGTTACTTATTCTACTCCGATCTATCCCAAGTGGATGGCTTTATCGTCAAGGGAGAGAAATTTGATTTAACAAGTTTATTAGACGATGCTGATTTAGCCGCGCACTATGCTAAGGGAGCTATGGCCATCGCTCGGCTTTGTCCTACCGATTATCATCGTTACCATTTTCCCTGTGATTGCGTGGCTGGCAAAACAAAAATCATTAATGGTTGGCTTTACTCTGTCAATCCTGCGGCCTTAAAAAAAGATATTCATATTTTTACTAAGAACAAGAGAACTCTTTGTAAATTAGCTACATCCTCCTTTGGTTGTATCTTGTTTTTAGAAATCGGAGCGACTAATGTAGGTAGTATTCACGAAACCTATCAGCCTGATGTGCTGCAAAAAAAAGGAGATGAAAAAGGCTATTTTTCATTTGGCGGTTCTTCCTTAATCTTATTATTTGAGCCTGGTAAGATTCAATTTGATCAAGATTTGCTAGCTGCTAGCCGGCAAGGTTTAGAAATTAAATGTTTAATGGGCCAGAGTATGGGAAAAGCACTTAGCTAA
- a CDS encoding TatD family hydrolase, producing the protein MANAMQWIDSHAHLTDSTFTAVDSLLQRAQHAGVRSVINICTSISTLKAGLELSKNYPWIYNAAATPPHDVEKEGENVFAVIARHARKGHLVAIGETGLDYHYYASSSAIQKDFLRRYFHLALECKLPVVIHCRNAFKDFFEILDKEYMSSNGKHHPGVLHCFTGTIEEAEQVIERGWYLSISGILTFKNSEELRQIVKRIPLEKLLIETDAPYLAPQTRRGKINEPAYIVETAQTIAQLKDISLKELADQTVRNACELFKIKI; encoded by the coding sequence ATGGCAAATGCAATGCAATGGATTGATTCGCATGCTCATTTAACAGATTCTACTTTTACGGCTGTTGATTCACTTTTACAACGTGCACAGCATGCAGGTGTGCGCTCGGTTATAAATATTTGCACAAGTATTAGCACTTTAAAAGCAGGTTTAGAATTATCTAAAAATTATCCATGGATTTATAATGCTGCCGCTACACCTCCTCATGATGTAGAAAAAGAAGGCGAAAACGTTTTTGCTGTGATTGCTAGGCATGCACGCAAAGGCCATTTAGTCGCCATAGGTGAGACGGGATTAGACTACCATTATTATGCTTCTTCGTCTGCTATTCAAAAAGATTTCTTGCGGCGTTATTTTCACTTAGCCTTAGAATGTAAGTTGCCTGTGGTGATTCACTGTAGAAATGCTTTTAAAGATTTCTTTGAAATTTTAGATAAAGAATATATGAGTAGCAATGGTAAACATCATCCCGGAGTTTTGCATTGTTTTACGGGCACTATAGAGGAGGCTGAACAGGTCATAGAGCGAGGATGGTACTTATCAATAAGTGGGATATTGACCTTTAAAAATAGCGAAGAGTTGCGGCAGATTGTAAAGAGGATACCTCTAGAAAAGTTGTTGATAGAAACAGATGCGCCTTATTTAGCACCGCAGACTCGACGGGGAAAAATAAACGAGCCTGCTTATATAGTAGAAACAGCTCAAACTATTGCTCAGCTAAAAGATATCTCTTTGAAAGAATTAGCCGACCAAACAGTAAGAAATGCTTGTGAATTATTTAAAATAAAAATTTGA
- a CDS encoding trypsin-like peptidase domain-containing protein has protein sequence MAIGQSVNSQLYSQDFCIENLYKLNELNLGESLEKTIQEQADSVACMMPDHKLIRINNYGFITYKFDTERVRTLGERISKKAKGIPLGHTDSFLHEPTPGLSTAFLVSPQHVLTVAHCITRSNPYTKLKPKKARGVIVRTSLKAQSELERIKFVFGFQMKSQKMRTEDYEFCESDIYSFKRVVFFNYTCAPDHLIDWALIKLDRKVIGRRPLAVNFIKKSLLNKKIFMLGHPRGLPLKIHLGASVKKECSEQHIETNLDSFHGNSGSPVIDENLEVVSILFAGNVSNKPWTTPSGYEASTKMNLPAKQLRPNPTNRTHLCQTTHGMSFVRIHLKKLKLKKQNKNLETAELSEIGAHYLNFYLSICISDQEDEAWICSVKAKAFKYLSQAAIEDHQEALCNLGICYERALGTRRDLRKAFECFKKSFENGYKNAAYHLFQCYESGIGTEKDSKLAQYYFDLAHAFGHKDVIKIEGPNCLLM, from the coding sequence ATGGCTATTGGGCAAAGCGTTAATTCACAACTTTACTCTCAAGATTTTTGCATTGAAAATCTTTATAAACTCAATGAACTCAATTTAGGTGAGTCTTTAGAAAAAACTATTCAGGAGCAAGCCGACAGTGTGGCATGCATGATGCCAGACCATAAGTTAATTAGAATCAATAATTACGGCTTTATTACTTATAAATTTGATACGGAGAGGGTGAGAACATTAGGCGAACGTATTTCTAAAAAAGCTAAAGGAATCCCTTTAGGCCATACCGATTCTTTTCTCCACGAGCCTACTCCTGGATTAAGTACAGCCTTCTTAGTATCGCCTCAACATGTTCTTACTGTCGCTCACTGTATTACACGTTCAAATCCCTATACGAAATTAAAACCCAAAAAAGCAAGAGGCGTTATTGTCCGAACAAGTCTAAAAGCGCAAAGCGAATTAGAACGTATTAAATTCGTATTTGGCTTTCAGATGAAAAGTCAAAAAATGAGAACTGAGGATTATGAATTTTGCGAATCAGATATTTACAGTTTTAAAAGAGTGGTTTTTTTTAATTATACATGTGCGCCGGATCACCTAATTGATTGGGCTCTAATAAAGTTAGATAGAAAAGTGATCGGGCGTCGACCTTTAGCAGTTAATTTTATAAAAAAGTCTTTATTAAATAAAAAAATCTTTATGTTAGGGCATCCTCGCGGTTTACCCTTGAAAATTCATCTAGGGGCGTCCGTAAAAAAAGAATGTAGTGAACAACATATCGAAACAAACTTAGACTCTTTTCATGGAAATTCAGGCTCTCCTGTAATCGACGAAAATCTTGAAGTGGTAAGCATCCTTTTTGCAGGAAATGTAAGTAATAAACCCTGGACTACACCATCTGGCTATGAAGCCAGCACAAAAATGAATCTTCCCGCTAAGCAGTTAAGACCTAACCCCACGAACCGCACCCATTTATGCCAAACTACCCATGGCATGTCTTTTGTAAGAATTCATTTAAAAAAATTGAAGTTAAAAAAGCAGAATAAAAATCTAGAGACTGCTGAGTTAAGTGAAATAGGAGCACATTACCTAAATTTCTATCTTAGCATTTGTATTTCCGACCAGGAGGATGAAGCATGGATCTGCTCGGTTAAAGCAAAAGCTTTTAAGTATTTAAGCCAAGCTGCTATAGAGGATCATCAAGAAGCCTTATGCAATTTAGGCATATGCTATGAAAGAGCACTAGGTACGAGAAGAGATTTAAGGAAAGCTTTTGAATGTTTTAAAAAGTCTTTCGAGAATGGCTATAAAAATGCAGCTTACCATTTATTCCAGTGTTATGAAAGTGGAATAGGGACGGAGAAAGACTCAAAATTGGCTCAATATTATTTTGACCTAGCCCATGCCTTCGGCCATAAAGATGTAATAAAAATTGAGGGACCAAATTGCCTATTGATGTAA
- a CDS encoding DMT family transporter: MTPIKRSLLILALTLMWSPCFLLIKLALVDFNPATIVFLRVSLASLIFWIALRLQGGSLPKSFTFWKHSAFMAIFSSGLPSFLFCYAETSIESALAAILNGCSPMFTAILAHLFLPNDRMSIHKLIGILISFFGILLLFSPNIAQGMDGDFIGMSAALVGAFCYAISHVYAKKFIAGQARFVAPTAQLFMTALMMLPFVLGSLETKSSFTFPSLTSMLAILGLTLLGTYLAFLIYYYLLEHCGPTALSMVSCFFPAVGMLLGYLFLDEALTAGGIFSAGLILLGMLIVNEVISFKWRRLRFFQQEA; the protein is encoded by the coding sequence ATGACACCTATTAAGCGATCTCTTTTAATACTAGCTCTCACATTGATGTGGAGCCCTTGTTTTCTCTTGATAAAACTTGCTTTGGTTGATTTTAATCCTGCCACGATTGTTTTTCTGCGAGTCAGCTTAGCTAGTCTAATATTTTGGATAGCTTTACGCTTACAGGGAGGATCTTTACCAAAAAGCTTTACTTTTTGGAAACATTCAGCTTTTATGGCTATATTTTCTTCGGGGCTTCCTTCCTTCTTATTTTGTTATGCTGAAACCTCTATAGAAAGCGCTCTTGCAGCCATACTAAATGGCTGCTCACCCATGTTTACAGCCATTTTAGCTCATTTGTTTTTGCCAAATGATAGAATGTCTATTCATAAGCTCATAGGCATTTTAATAAGCTTTTTTGGAATTTTATTACTATTTTCCCCCAACATTGCTCAAGGCATGGATGGAGATTTTATAGGTATGTCTGCGGCGTTAGTAGGTGCTTTTTGTTATGCTATTAGCCATGTATATGCTAAAAAGTTTATTGCTGGGCAAGCCCGTTTTGTAGCTCCAACGGCCCAATTATTCATGACAGCATTGATGATGTTACCTTTTGTCTTAGGTTCCCTAGAGACAAAATCTAGTTTTACCTTTCCCTCATTAACCAGTATGCTAGCTATTTTAGGGTTGACATTGCTAGGTACATATTTAGCTTTTTTGATTTATTACTATCTTTTAGAGCATTGCGGTCCTACAGCTCTATCAATGGTTTCTTGTTTTTTTCCTGCGGTAGGTATGTTATTAGGCTATTTATTTCTCGATGAAGCTTTAACTGCAGGCGGCATTTTCTCAGCGGGTTTAATCCTTTTAGGGATGTTGATTGTAAATGAAGTCATTAGCTTTAAATGGCGGCGTCTAAGATTCTTTCAGCAAGAAGCTTAA
- the tsf gene encoding translation elongation factor Ts — protein MSKMPITATMIKELRERTGVGMGKCKEALEEANGDMELAISNLRKAGIASAVKKEGRTTNEGMIGFFENDKTAAIVEVNSETDFVAKNERFKEFLENIAAEIAKTHPTSLEAFLAQPYSKDASISIDQYRATVVQTIGENIQIKRLFTAAKSPSKSIGIYSHLGGKVVTMVEIEGSDAEQSLAKDIAMHVAAAHPEFLSPEKVPAELINNEKEIAKSQIKNKPENFIDKIVEGKLNAYYESVCLTKQKFIRDDSKSIAQIVEERAKQSGKPLQLTNFLRWTVGQ, from the coding sequence ATGTCAAAGATGCCTATTACTGCTACAATGATTAAAGAGCTACGCGAGAGAACCGGCGTAGGGATGGGAAAATGTAAGGAAGCTTTGGAAGAGGCTAATGGAGATATGGAGCTTGCTATTTCAAATCTCCGTAAGGCAGGCATTGCTTCTGCTGTTAAAAAAGAAGGCCGTACTACTAACGAAGGGATGATTGGCTTTTTTGAGAATGACAAGACTGCTGCTATTGTTGAAGTTAACTCAGAGACGGACTTTGTAGCTAAAAATGAACGTTTTAAAGAGTTTTTGGAAAACATTGCTGCAGAGATTGCTAAAACCCATCCTACCTCTTTAGAAGCATTTCTTGCGCAGCCTTATTCTAAAGATGCTTCCATATCTATTGACCAATATCGTGCAACAGTCGTTCAAACGATTGGCGAAAATATCCAGATTAAACGCTTGTTTACCGCTGCAAAGTCTCCATCTAAATCGATTGGTATTTATTCTCACCTTGGTGGTAAAGTAGTTACAATGGTTGAGATAGAAGGCTCTGATGCAGAACAATCTTTAGCTAAAGATATCGCTATGCATGTAGCGGCTGCTCATCCAGAATTTCTTTCTCCTGAAAAAGTTCCCGCAGAGCTTATAAATAATGAGAAAGAGATTGCCAAAAGCCAGATCAAAAACAAGCCAGAGAATTTTATTGATAAGATTGTTGAAGGTAAGCTCAATGCCTATTATGAAAGTGTATGCTTAACCAAGCAAAAATTCATTAGGGACGATAGCAAATCGATTGCCCAGATCGTTGAGGAGCGCGCCAAGCAAAGCGGCAAGCCCCTTCAATTAACTAACTTCTTGCGTTGGACTGTGGGTCAATAG
- the rpsB gene encoding 30S ribosomal protein S2 yields MATQQQVNVTIKDLLEAGAHFGHQTRRWNPKMKRFIFEARNGLYIIDLAKTLQQIRLATEVVKEVVAKHRSILFVGTKKQAKVVVRELAEQAGEFYVCERWLGGMLTNMSTIRQSIKKLERIEKRITSGGEGLTKKELSLLNKDYTKLNSNLSGIRGMRKLPGLVIVVDPSKEHIAVAEANKLGIPVMGLVDTNCNPDPIEYVIACNDDALKSVKLIIQALAHAIIEKKNEMQIAFGKGDVKEDEENEEGVSGKYDEKDEADEKASAISEV; encoded by the coding sequence TTGGCAACACAACAACAAGTTAATGTTACTATTAAAGATCTACTAGAGGCTGGTGCTCATTTTGGTCACCAAACCCGTCGATGGAATCCCAAAATGAAACGTTTCATTTTTGAAGCGCGCAATGGATTATACATCATAGATTTAGCTAAAACACTTCAACAGATAAGATTGGCTACAGAAGTAGTTAAAGAGGTGGTCGCAAAACATCGTTCTATCCTATTTGTAGGGACAAAAAAACAAGCGAAAGTAGTCGTGCGTGAGCTAGCTGAGCAAGCGGGAGAATTTTATGTTTGCGAAAGGTGGCTAGGTGGTATGCTAACTAATATGTCAACAATCCGCCAATCCATTAAAAAGCTTGAACGTATTGAAAAACGTATTACTTCAGGTGGAGAAGGATTAACAAAGAAAGAGCTTTCTTTATTAAATAAAGATTACACGAAACTCAATAGCAATCTTTCAGGAATAAGAGGGATGCGTAAGCTACCAGGCCTGGTGATCGTAGTAGATCCAAGTAAAGAACATATCGCCGTAGCTGAAGCTAACAAATTAGGTATTCCTGTGATGGGCTTAGTGGATACAAACTGTAATCCTGACCCTATCGAATATGTCATTGCCTGTAACGACGATGCTCTTAAGAGCGTTAAACTTATCATCCAAGCATTAGCTCATGCTATTATAGAAAAGAAAAACGAAATGCAAATTGCATTTGGCAAAGGCGATGTAAAAGAAGATGAGGAAAACGAAGAAGGTGTAAGCGGCAAATATGATGAAAAAGATGAGGCCGATGAAAAAGCTTCTGCAATTTCGGAGGTTTAA